The DNA region CATGTTTTGAACCCTTAAAACTTCTCAGCCTGGTCTTTTGAGTTGAACTGAACTGCGGCCACTAGCATGGGGTGACGTCCGTTGTCTGGTGCATGCCAGATGTCAAGCTTTGCGAATAGACTGGGAGATAGTCGGGGCCAGAAGTTCTTTGCGCACTGTTTTCGAATATTCCTCGGGTCTTGACTTTGGTGGACAGACAGGTTGTACCACGGTCAGGGTCGTCTGACCTGCGTAGCCGTTGCGCATGTGTCTTGCAGCGGTAGAGCCATGGTTAGTCACAGGTAGTATCTGGCGATGAGTGTTGCTTCGAGAGGTGGGCGATGAGACCAGGTGGACCATGAAAAGTGCCAAAAGTGACCCTTTGTTTACCCCAGGTCCAGGGTTGTCGAAGTTGAGGAACCACATCTTCAAAGCTCGGGCCTCAGTCCCCGGTTCAGGGGACTTCGCTACGATGTGTTTTGAGTGATCGTCATCAAGGGTCCAACTCTTATGCTGCCCGTTAGCAGTTGATCCGGGTTTTTGGAGTAAAATGCAGGACCgtgtttgtttctttcaGGGTGTTCGAGGCAGGGTTGAAACTGCTGTGGTTCATGCACTGACTTGGCCTTCAACAAGGTCTTGATACTCCGTACACCGAGGCCTGTTCTTGCACATGTGCCATCTTGGGGGGGCCACGAGAAGACCGTCGAGTTGCAAATTTGATATTCAGGGTTTGATTAAGTAAACAAGAGGGAAGATTTGACCTGAAAAGTCAGAATGAAGCTTCAAGATAAGAGCACACCAAAAGGCAGTTGATGTCAAAGAGGCACATCTTTGATCTagaacatcttcaacaagatGGGAATCCTAATTATGGCGGGGTTGTAGATGTGGCGCTCGGGCCACAATAAGGATCTAGCTTCTTTAATGAGCACGCGTGGGCGCGAAGCCGCAGCCAGAATCCGCACTGTTTCCACTCTGGCAACGTCTTTGGATTGGTCCCATATCCCGACCCGATGCTCCCGACCAAGGGCAGTGTCTCCTCTACACTACAATACGGATACTAACCACTGTTCACTGGGACTGCTTGTGCCGTATGTGTGTTGCGTAATGCCAGGACCGCCGACTTGAACTTCTCCGATTTCTTGTCTCTCACCGCACCGATCAAATACCATCCCTAGCAGACCACCACTGTCACCAACAGCTTGTCGCAATAATCTCCTCAATTGCTCGTAACCATGTCCCTTGGAggagacaccaccaccgggacCGCCCCAGAGCAGGGCGCCACTTCACCAATATCAGCGCCGCAGACTCAGAGCGATGAACCATCGCCACAGGTCCAAGATGTTCTTTCATCAGAGGTGCGCAGACCTGTTTCAGAGTTGGGAGCCAGGAGTCTGGAAGCTGACCCCGCATGTTAATCAGATCGGTATCTCGGTGATGTTAAACCGACTGAAGCAAAGCATTGCTTCGGCCAAGGTGCGATACCTCTCCAATATTAGCCGGTAGCTTGAACAACTACTGACTTTTGCTTGTCTGAATGGTGTAGGAGTTTTCCAATTTCCTGAAGAAACGATCGGCGCTCGAGGATGAACATGCGAATTCGTTAAAGAAGATATGCCGGCAGTCACAAGAGAGTATGGCCCGATCCGAGCATCGTGGCGGATCTTTTGCGACAGCATACGAAGAGATGATGGTCATTCACGACCGAATGGCGGACAACGGGCTGCAGTTTGCTATGTCCCTGCATCAGATGTCCGAGGACCTTCAGGAACTGGCTGCCATCGCCGAGAAGTCCAGAAAGGGATGGAAACAAAATGGCCTGTCTGCCGAACATCGTGTGGTCGAACTTGAGACGGCTATGAGGAAGTCCAAAGCCAAGTACGACTCTCTTGCTGAAGAATATGACCGGGCCCGCACCGGAGATACTACTGGGCGCCAGGGAGGCAaggtgtttgggttgaggAGCCACAAGTCAGGCGCACAGCACGAGGAGGATCTGCTACGAAAGGCCCAAGTTGCGGATCAAGACTATCAGACAAAGGTGCAAGTTGCCCATACCGAACGAAAGGAGCTGCTTGAAAGGACGAGGCCTGAGACGGTCAAGGCGCTGCAAGATATTGTCAAGGAGTGTGATTCGGGGTTAGTGCTGCAGATGCAGAAATTTGGTAAGTGCGCTTTTTCATCTCTTTCTCGTTGACAAATATTGACAAAACATGTAGCCTCGTTCAATGAAAAACTGGTCCTCAGTAATGGCCTTAGTATCAGCCCCTTGAAGAATGGATCTGAGGGACGCAGTCTCCGCGAGTCGATTCTGTCCATTAATAACGACAAGGATTTGAATGACTACCTCGCCAGCCAACATGCCAAGGTGCCGCCAAAGGCTTCTCTGCCGCAGTATGAACACAATCATGTATGTCACGTTTCTGACAGTCATCTGCTCACACCTGCTAACATACCGTCCAGCTCATTGATGCCTCGACTCGTGCTCCAGCAACAACTTACACACAAAAACAGTCACAAACCCCTAGCTCTGCCCAGCCCCCGCTTCCACAACCCGGAATGTTTCAACAAAACGCGAGGACGAGCACTTTCTCTGAGACTGTTGCCAATGTCCAAAACCAAGGCCCGTATGGTCATAACTATGGCCAGAGTACCAGCTCGATTCCCATATTAGGTAATCCCTCCTCTCAAGCACTGCACGAGAGGAGTTTCAGTCACGGGAGCGCAATGGGACCAGGACCTGGAGCGGCCAGCCAACAACAGTATGGACAGCGTGGTTCGACGCCCCAacaaacacaaccaccacctggGTCGAGATTTAATGGAGCATACAACTCTCCCTCGTCCCGCGACGGGCCTCCACAACTTGGTGCCCTTCCTTTCCAATCTTCTCAgccccagcagcctcaacaaACCAATTTCAGCCAGCTTCCTTCGCAGCAAACTGCCAGCGGCCCGGTATCCAACTcacttcaacaacatccgGTCGtccctccgcaacctcatCGGAACTCGCCTCCCATTGCACCTCAGATGGCACCATCTCGTCCCGTGTTTGGTGTCAGTCTCACCAGATTGTACGAGCGGGATGGCTTGGCCGTGCCGATGGTGGTATATCAGTGCATCCAGGCGGTGGATTTGTTTGGTCTGAACGTTGAAGGCATCTATCGACTTTCGGGTTCTGTACCCGccgtcaacaagctcaagacTCTGTTTGATACGGACTCGAGCTCCAGCAATCTCGACTTTAGAAACCCGGAGAACTTCTTCCATGATGTCAACAGTGTTGCTGGCTTGTTGAAGCAGTTCTTCCGGGATCTGCCTGATCCGCTGATGACGAGGGAGCATTACAGTGCCTGCATTGATGCAGCTAGTAAGTATCGCATGGTCTCTCTTCCATTGCTTATCACTAACCAGTACACCAGAAAACGAAGATGACATTGTGCGTCGCGACTCGCTCCACGCAATCATAAACAACCTTCCGGACCCAAACTACGCCACACTTCGGGCTCTTACTCTGCATCTTCACAGGGTCATTGAGAATTCGGGGGCAAACCGCATGAGCTCGCAGAACCTGGCCATTGTGTTCGGTCCCACGCTCATGGGCACAGCACCGGGGTCGGCCATAGCGGATGCCGGCTGGCAGGTGCGTGTTATTGACACGATCTTGCAGAACACGTTTCAGATttttgatgaagatgacTGAGTTGGTTTGGCGGGTCTGTAATAtgggatgtgtgtgtgtatctACTCTTGATCATCACCTGTATTCGGGCAGCCCAGAGCGGGAAGGACTTTGCTTGTTTGATCATGTTGGGGACGAGGGATTTGCATTGGCATGGCGGTGTTGTGTGTCGATATTTTGAAGGGCACAGCTTGTCGCCGAGGAAGATTTTGTACAGTTTCGATGTAGCTACTTGGTGGAGAGAGGGATGGGGTGATGGGAGTTTGTAGTGGCAGAATGTGATTGAAATAGATGTGTAGGCATGTTGGGGGCTATTTGGTCACTATGGTAaggtgggagttggggtaGGGACATTGTGTAGGTTGCAGGACATATAGAATTCCCCTAGAATGCACTGTGGCAAAACAGAACTATGGGCCATTGTTCTACATCATTAAGCATACACCAATCAGATCCTCTGTGGCGCAATTGGCTAGCGCGTCTGACTGTTAATCAGGAGGTTGGAAGTTCGAGCCTTCCCGGAGGAGATGGTTTTTGGTCTGTTCCGTTCTTTTTTGGACCGTTTTCCATCAAACTGGTTAATTTCCCACTTTCGGACCTCGCCAGCAAATGGGATTGGTGGATCGAGTTTGCAACATGCCATTTCCATCTGGGTAAGGTGGGGTTCCTCTCGGCGGGATCGTGCACGTCATCGTTGCGGgatcttttgtttttggtggtgaatcCGATCTGCGCTTGGCTTGGCCGGCTCGGCATCGCTACAATCGCCTGCAAACGACAAACGAATTGAAGGTTCGATCTGGATTCAAGGGGGCATTGccagggggtgagggttggaTCGTAAACGTGTTATGGATATGGTGATGGATaagggggggagaagagagggaagggttTGGTTTAAATAGCTGATGTGGAAGgaggtttgttgttgttcaggTTCCGGACTGCTTCTTGTATCACAACTACCACCTTTTTTATTTACCCGATCCGGCGACCGTTCAGGAACACATTGCTAGATGTTGGTTTGATTCTGCGCCGTCTTGAAGATTATTAGTGCACGAGTTTCGGAAGCAGCGTTTGAGATCGGCTTGCTTCTGCggttccccttcttctctcatACTTACTTAGACTTCTGTTGTCGTTGCTCACTGCCGAAAGATGGCGAATGAGAAGCCAAGGACCGCGATTGTCATCGGTAAGACAGTTTTCTCTGAACGTGAGACACGACAGGATTACTGATACTACTTACTACAGGcgctggagctggtggaaTTGCCATTTCTGCTCGTTTGGCAAAGGCGGGGTTGAAggtcacggttctggaaaaGAACGACTTCACGGGTGGGAGATGCAGTATCTTCAGGTCCAAGGCCGGGTTTCGTTTTGACCAAGGCCCttcgttgctgctgctgccaaacTTGTTTCGTGAGACTTTTGCGGATTTCGGCACCACACTCGAGGCTGAGGGTGTAGAGCTGCTACAATGCTTTCCCAATTATGATGTTTGTATACCCCCCTACCACGTTATTGCTAGTAGCGCACTAACGTTGCCCAGATTTGGTTCTCTGATGGCGCTGTCTTCAGGAGCAGCACTGACACAGCTGCCATGAAAAGAGAGATcgagaagtgggaggggCCAGATGGTTTTCAACGGTATCTCAACTGGCTGGCAGAAGCTCACGGTCACTACGAGATCAGCCTGCAGCACGTCCTACATCGCAACTTCACCAACCACGCCCAGCTTGCCGACCCAACTTTCGTCGCACCCACCATCGCCCTTCACCCGCTTGAAAGCATCTGGAGCCGAACCACTCGTTACTTCTGGTCAGACCGTCTCCGGAGAGTATTCACCTTCGCCACCATGTACATGGGCATGTCACCTTACGACGCCCCCAGCACCTACAGTCTTCTGCAGTACACCGAGCTTGCCGAAGGCATCTGGTACCCCAAAGGCGGCTTTCAAACCATCCTCGCGGCCATCGAACGTATTGGCCGTCGTCTAGGCGTGCAATACCGTCTCAACACCCCCGTAGCTAAAGTCCTAACTGGCGGACCAGACGGCAAGACCGCCACGGGAGTCCTTCTGGAGTCTggcgagaagctggaggccGACCTCGTCATTGTCAACGCTGATCTTGTTTACGCctacaacaacctcttccctcAAGAATCCGAGAACAAATCCGTCGGCCCAACAATCACCCCTTACGCCAATGACCTCTCCAAGCGTGAAGCCTCCTGcagctccatctccttctacTGGAGTTTCTCCAAAAAGATCCCCGAGCTGGGCACCCACAACATTTTTCTCGCGGATGAGTACAAGGAGTCGTTTGATGCCATTTTCAAAAGGCACACCCTCCCATCTGATCCATCTTTCGTAtgcccccttcttccacaaACCATTCACTAACATGTCTCCAAGTACATCAACGTCCCCTCCCGCGTCGACCCAACAGCTGCACCCCCAGATAAGGACGCCGTAATCTGCCTCATCCCCGTAGGCCACCTCTCCGCCACGCACCCGGCCTCCTCCTGGCCCTCCCTCGTCGCCTCGGCCAAAAAGGCCGTCCTGGCCACGGTAGAGAAGCGCACCGGCCTCAAGAACCTCGAATCGTTGATCATGGAGGAAACGATCAACTCTCCCCCCGAATGGCAGGCCAAGTTCAACCTCGACCGCGGCGCCATCCTGGGCCTGTCccactccttcttcaacgtcctctccttccgcccgaggacgagggcgaagggggtgaggaatgCGTATTTTGTCGGGGCGAGCACGCACCCTGGCACGGGGGTTCCGATTGTCCTTGCCGGGGCGAAGATTACGGCGGAGCAGATCTTGGGGGATAAGAAGATGGAGGTTCCTTGGGTGCCGCTGAgggagtggaagggggatgtgCAGGCGAAGCAGGGGAATgaaaagagggggggggggaggttggattTGGTGAAGAGGCCGTTGTGGACGGATGATTGGAATTTGTTTTTGTGGAGTGTGATTGGGTtattgggggtggtggtggttttccTTGCTGGACCGGCTGCTTGGGGGAACggggggtttgtgggggaTTGGTAAAGGGTAATGATAATATGGGGGGAACCATGGGCGtgggattttctttttcggggGGTAATGGTTTTGGGTCGGGGTTTTGTGTATTTATTTCTGCTTATAGAAAGCTTGTTTGTACTTGCTTCGGAGGATCAAGACTTGTTCGACACCTGTGGAGAATGTTGCAATGTGGTCGAGGGCAACGACCCTCTTGattgtttgtttgctttctcatcaccacaaacACAGCATCGTACATCACCGGCCAAAAGAAAATTAagacacccacccacccgtCAGTGACTTCCAAAGGTACCAACTATCCAGCACAAAATGGcaaaaaatcaaaaagcTCACCAAACCACCTAGGGTGGACTCGATTACGAAAACCCCCAAAGGTTTTACACCAAGAAAGACTCGAACGGACACCCCTCTTGGTGACTCTTTGGTCCTTACCCAAGTCGGTGCCGCGACTCCCACACACTGCTAAGCCATTTGGCAAGAGCAGAGCCAGGAGTCTCGTTCGGTGAAAAGAGCAGTGGTTGACCTAATATGTAAACCGTGCATTCGTGGGGTTGCTCTGCTTTTGTTCGCCACTTTCCCACGACCTCATCTTCTCTCCTCGCAGCTAGCTGTCTTCTGTGTGGCCCCTGCTTGCACAAATGGTATTCAACATTACAAGAGGGCAACTCCCCTCTTCTATCTTCAATATGTCAACAAGGGTCTAGCCCACAAACATATCATAAATCTACAACTTCGACTCCTTCGCTTCCTTTTCAGGCGGCTGCAACCTCACAAGACCCTGCCACATAGCGTTAGCATTCGTCACGTCACTCTCGAAGCAGAAAAAGACTCACCTCCTGCACACAAGTAGCCAACAACGTCCCGTCCTTTGCAAAAATCTTctgcatcaccacccccctcccatcccccgccCACGGACTCTCCATCTC from Podospora pseudoanserina strain CBS 124.78 chromosome 1, whole genome shotgun sequence includes:
- the RGD1 gene encoding Rho GTPase-activating protein (COG:T; BUSCO:EOG092620CR; EggNog:ENOG503NVC8), with translation MSLGGDTTTGTAPEQGATSPISAPQTQSDEPSPQVQDVLSSEIGISVMLNRLKQSIASAKEFSNFLKKRSALEDEHANSLKKICRQSQESMARSEHRGGSFATAYEEMMVIHDRMADNGLQFAMSLHQMSEDLQELAAIAEKSRKGWKQNGLSAEHRVVELETAMRKSKAKYDSLAEEYDRARTGDTTGRQGGKVFGLRSHKSGAQHEEDLLRKAQVADQDYQTKVQVAHTERKELLERTRPETVKALQDIVKECDSGLVLQMQKFASFNEKLVLSNGLSISPLKNGSEGRSLRESILSINNDKDLNDYLASQHAKVPPKASLPQYEHNHLIDASTRAPATTYTQKQSQTPSSAQPPLPQPGMFQQNARTSTFSETVANVQNQGPYGHNYGQSTSSIPILGNPSSQALHERSFSHGSAMGPGPGAASQQQYGQRGSTPQQTQPPPGSRFNGAYNSPSSRDGPPQLGALPFQSSQPQQPQQTNFSQLPSQQTASGPVSNSLQQHPVVPPQPHRNSPPIAPQMAPSRPVFGVSLTRLYERDGLAVPMVVYQCIQAVDLFGLNVEGIYRLSGSVPAVNKLKTLFDTDSSSSNLDFRNPENFFHDVNSVAGLLKQFFRDLPDPLMTREHYSACIDAAKNEDDIVRRDSLHAIINNLPDPNYATLRALTLHLHRVIENSGANRMSSQNLAIVFGPTLMGTAPGSAIADAGWQVRVIDTILQNTFQIFDEDD
- the AL1 gene encoding phytoene dehydrogenase AL-1 (COG:H; EggNog:ENOG503NY26), yielding MANEKPRTAIVIGAGAGGIAISARLAKAGLKVTVLEKNDFTGGRCSIFRSKAGFRFDQGPSLLLLPNLFRETFADFGTTLEAEGVELLQCFPNYDIWFSDGAVFRSSTDTAAMKREIEKWEGPDGFQRYLNWLAEAHGHYEISLQHVLHRNFTNHAQLADPTFVAPTIALHPLESIWSRTTRYFWSDRLRRVFTFATMYMGMSPYDAPSTYSLLQYTELAEGIWYPKGGFQTILAAIERIGRRLGVQYRLNTPVAKVLTGGPDGKTATGVLLESGEKLEADLVIVNADLVYAYNNLFPQESENKSVGPTITPYANDLSKREASCSSISFYWSFSKKIPELGTHNIFLADEYKESFDAIFKRHTLPSDPSFYINVPSRVDPTAAPPDKDAVICLIPVGHLSATHPASSWPSLVASAKKAVLATVEKRTGLKNLESLIMEETINSPPEWQAKFNLDRGAILGLSHSFFNVLSFRPRTRAKGVRNAYFVGASTHPGTGVPIVLAGAKITAEQILGDKKMEVPWVPLREWKGDVQAKQGNEKRGGGRLDLVKRPLWTDDWNLFLWSVIGLLGVVVVFLAGPAAWGNGGFVGDW